CCGGCCGCGGTCATCGAACTGAGCGAGGAACAGTCCCGCAAGGTCGGCGCGGTACTCTCCGGCACCTTCTTCGCCTGAGGTCACCGGCTCCGCCGATCCGCTTCACCATCCCGTCCGACGCCGGGCATCCGCCTGGCCCGACGCCGCCCCCGACCCGGCACCGCCCCTTGCACCGCCCCTTGCCTTCCGGCACCGCCCCTCGACCCCCCGGCACCGCCGCGCCCACGTCCCGGCGGTGCCCCCGACGCCGCCGAACCCGGGCCCGGTACGCCAGGCCGCCCGGCACGACACCTGGTGGGAGACGTCATGCACGCTGATCTGATCGGGTTCGGTGCCATAGTCCTGATCGCCGGGCTGGTGGCCCGCGCGGGGCGCCGGATGGGGCTGCCCAGCATCCCGTTCTACATGCTCACCGGAATCGTGCTCGGGCCGGCCACGCCCGGTCCGGTGCTGATCGAACATCCCGAGGACCTGGCCCTGCTGGCCTCCATCGGCCTGGTGCTGCTGCTGTTCAACCTCGGGGTCGAATTCCCGGTCCAGCAGGTGTTCGGCAGCGGGAAGCGGCTCTTCATCGCCGCCGGCTGCTCCATCGGTCTGAACGTCGGCGCCGGCCTGGCCTTCGGGTTCAGCCTCGGCTGGGGCACCTCGGAAGCCTTCGTGATCGCCGGCGCGCTCGGCATCTCGTCGTCGGCGATCGCCACCAAGCTGCTCATCGAACTGCGCCGGCTGGCCAACGCCGAGACCCCGATCATCCTCGGCATCATCGTGATCGAGGACCTGTTCCTCGCCTTCTACCTGGCCCTGCTCTCCCCGATCCTGGCCGGCGCCAGCTCGCCGGCGGAGATCGCCATGCACATCGGGATGAGCTTCGGCTACCTGCTGTTGCTGGTGCTGGTGGCCAGGTGGGGTGCCCGGGCCGTCGGCTGGCTGATCGGCAGCCACGAGGACGAACTGCTCGCGATTCTGATGGTCGGCCTGGTGGTGCTGGTGGCCGGGCTGTCGGCCGAGGTCGGCGTCTCCGACGCGATCGGCGCACTGATGATCGGCCTCGTCGTCGCCCGGACCGCCGTACGGGAACGGGTGGAACGACTGGTACTGCCGCTCCGGGACGTCTTCGCCGCGATCTTCTTCGTGGCCTTCGGGCTCAGTATCGACGTCGGCGCGTTCGGGTCGGTGGCGGTGCCGGTGGCGATCGCCGTGCTGATCACCATCGTCGTCAACATCGCCTCCGGGCTCGTCACCGGCTCGCTCTTCGGCTTCAACCAGCGGGGGGCGAGCAACGTCGGGCTGACCGTACTCGGCCGGGGCGAGTTCTCGCTGATCCTGGCCTCCCTGGCGCTGGCCGCCGGGCTGAACCCCCGGATCGGGCCGTTCGTCGCGCTGTACGTGCTGATCCTGGCGGTGCTCAGCCCGATGTTCGCGGCCCAGTCCCGCTACCTCGCCCGGGTGATCCCGGACCAGCTCCTCCGGTCCCGCTGGCGGTACGTCCGCGAGGAGACGATGAGCACCGCCTGCTCGCACGGCGACCGGATCCACATCACCGAGACCGACACCGAGAACTGCGCGCAGTGCGTGGAGGCCGGCGAGGGCTGGGAACACCTCCGCCTCTGCCTGACCTGCGGCGCGGTCGGCTGCTGCGACGACTCCGCCAACAAGCACGCGACGGCCCACTTCGAGGAGACCGGGCACCCGCTGATCCGGTCGATCGAACCGCGCGAGGACTGGCGGTACTGCTACGTCGACGGAACGCTGGTCCGCGAGCCGATCGGCCCCCGCCCGAGCGCCGAGTCCTGACCCCGGGCCACGGGTCGGCCCCGGCCGGCGACGACTACGGGTTGGCCTCGGCCGGCAGCAGGTGGCTGACCTGCGGTACCCCGTCGGCATGGGCCAGTGCGCGCAACTCGGCCGCCTGGTCGGCCTTGGTCAACCGGCCACCGTGCTGCCGCAGGTGCTCGTCCCAGGAGGGCAGTTCGTAGACCTCGACGAAGAGGTCCGCCGACTCGCCCTCCCGGAACAGGCCCCAACGCATCGCCCCGGTGCGCTGCCGGGCGGCCCGGACCTCCTCCATGGCCGTCACGAACCGCTCCCGATGCTCCTCCCGGACGGTGTAGGTCATGATGACCATCACCGGCCCGACACTCGGATCGGGTTCGTGCACCAGGTCGAGATCCGGCCAGTGCGTCGCCGGATCCCGCTCGACGGCGCGGAGGTCCGGCAGCGGCCACATCCGTACGGTCAACGCACCTCCGATCATCAGCACGGCGGCGGCCAGATGGGCGACGACCAGGCTCGACGCGTCCGCGACGATGCCCCAGGCCAGTGCGCCGAGCGCCTGCCCGCCGGCGAAGCACACCTGGTAGACGGCCAGCCCCCGGGCGCGTACCCAGCCGGGGAGGAAGAGCTGGATCTCGGCGTTGACGTTGGACAGCACCGTCACCCAGGCCAGACCGGCCGGCACCAGGGCGATCAGCACCACCGCCTCGATCTTGACCAGCGCCACCACGAGCATGGCCAGCCCGTACGCCATCCCGGCGATCAGCAGGAACTGGTTCGGCGAGAGCCGGGACCGTACCCAGGGCAGCACCAGCCCGCCCGCGACCGCACCGACGCCGAGGGCGGCCAGCAGTACGCCGTACCCGCCGGAGGAGAGCCCGAGTTGCCGGCTGGCGACCAGCGGCAGCAGCGCCCACAACGCACTGCCGGGTACCAGGAAGAGCAGGGCCCGCAGCAGCAGCCGCTGCACGATCGGCGAGTGCCGGACGTACCGGCCGCCGGCCCGTAGCGCGGCGGTGAACCGCTCCGGCACCTCGACCGAGCGGGCGTTACCCGGTCGCCAGCGGATCAGGACGAACGCGAAGAACAGGAAGGCCAGGGTGTTGAGCGCGAAGACCAGCGGTACCCCGGTCCAGGCGATCAGCAGGCCGGCCAGCGCCGGGCCGACCGACCGGGCCACGTTGACACTGATCGAGCCGAGTCCGGAGGCGGACTGCAACAGGTTGCGCGGCACCAGGTCGGGAATGACCGCCGCCCACGCCGGCAGGGTGAGCGCCTGGCCGACCCCGAAGGCGAAGGTCAGGGTGAGCAGCAGCGCCGGGGGCATCCGCCCGGTCGCGGTGAGCAACGTCAGTGCCACACCCACCCCGACGATGAAGAACTGTACGGCGATCAGCAGCCGCCGCCGGTCGAGCGTGTCCGCCAGGGCGCCGGAGGGCAACGCGAGCAGCAGGATCGGCAGCATGCTGGCGGTCTGCACCAGGGAGACCAGGGTGGAGGCGTTCCGTTCGTCGATCAGCAGCCACTGGGCACCGACGGTCTGCATCCAGGTACCGATGTTGGCGACCAGCATCGCCACCCAGAGGTTGCGGTAGGTCGCCACCCGCAGCGGCGCCCACGCCGAGGGTGGTGGCTCGGCGGAAGCCGGCCCGGCGCTGACCATCGGAGCCGGTTACCAACGTCCGTCGGCGCGTAGCACCTTCTGCCCCGAGACGTAGAGATCGTCGGCCCCGAGCAGCAACAGCCGGACCACCTCGGTCGCCACCTGCTCGGGCAGCGCGAAGATCGTGTCGAGGAAGTCGGCACCGACCCGTTCCTGGAGCTTGGTGTGCATCGGGCCGGGATGGATCTCCATCACCTTGATGCTGTTCGTCCCCTGCGCCTCGGCCAACGACTCGACCAGGCTGGTGCCGAAGCTCTTCGTGGCCCGGTAGAGCGGGATGCCGGGCCGGGGCACGTCGGTCGCCAGCGCGCTGACGTAGACGATGTTGCCGTACCCCTGTTCCCGCATCCGGATCAGCGCCTCGTGGAACAGGAACGCGGTGCCGAGCACGTTCACCTCGACCGCCTGGCGGATCATCTCCGGGGAGAGTTCCTCCAACCGGCCGCCGGCCCACATCGCGGCGCAGTGGGCCAGGCCGTCGATCGGGCCGTACCGGACGACGACCTCGGCCAGGGTGTCCCGGACCTGCTCGCTGCGGGACACGTCGCAGACGATGCCGTCGCAGCCCAACTCGTCCCGGGCCCGGGACACCTCGTCCGGCAGGTTGCCGAGAACGACCACCCGGTGCTCGGGGGCGAGGATCCGGGCCACCTCCATCCCGAGCCCGCTGGTGCCGCCGTCCACCACGAATGTCCTGGGGTTCATAGGCCCACTCCAGTTCCTGTCCGCGGCTCCCGGCCAACCACACCCGTCCTAGCAAGGAGGTTTCCACCTCGCGCCGGGACGTGCGGCAGGATCGGGCAATCGCGGTACCCGATCCTGATCGCCGGGTGGGGTGTTTCCGCAGGAGTGGGCCCGACCGGCCGCCCTGACCGGATCAGCGTCGCCCTGACCGGATCAGCGCAGCAGGTCGGTCAGCGGCACCTCGGGATCGGCCAACCGGTCCGGGTCGACGGACCTGCCCTGGTGGCCGGCCCGGACCAGCGCCTCCAGCGGCTCGCCGTCGTCCCAGCGGTTCACGTTCATCGCGGCCAGCACCCGGCCGGCACGCAGCCAGAACGCGACGAACTCCGGATCGGCCGTCGGGCGGATCGACGGATCACCCCGGAACACCACCCGGTCGTAACCGTCCGGCCCGACGTGGCCCCGGTACTCCATGCCGAGCGACGGGGTGTCGGTGTACTGGTCGGTGAAGAAGTACGGGATGCGGTCGTACTCGACCGGCTGGCCGAGCATCGACCGGGCCGCGGCCGGGCCACCGTTGCGGGCGTTCGACCAGTGCTCGACCCGCAACCGGGCCGCCAGCAGCGGATGGTACGCGGCGGCGACGTCACCGCAGGCGTAGATGTCGGGATCGGCGGTCCGCAGCGCGGCGTCGACCACGATCCCGTCGTCCACCTCCAGCTTGGCCGCCTCGGCCAGCTCGGTGGCCGGCCGGATGCCCACCCCGACCAGCACCAGATCGGCGGGGAGTTCCGTTCCGTCGTCCAGCACCACACCGGTCAGCCGGCCGCCCCGCGCACCGAACTCGCGTACCCCGGCGCCGAACCGGAAGTCCACCCCGTGGGCCAGGTGCAGGTCGCGGTAGATCGCCGCCACCTCCGCACCGAGAACCTGGCGCAGCGGAAGCTCGTCCTTCTCCACCACGGTGACCGGGCAGCCGTGCGTACGGGCGGCGGCAGCCACCTCCAGGCCGATCCAGCCGGCGCCGACGACCACCACCGGCCCGCCGGAGCGCAGCGCGGCGCCCAGCTCGTCCGAGTGCTCGATCCCGCGCAGGTAACGGACCTCGGGCAGGTCGGCACCGGGTACGTCGAGGGTCCGGACCCGGGAACCGGTGGCGAGCAGCAGCTTGTCGTAGCGCAGCGGCTCGGAGCCGTCCAGGGTGAGCGTCCGGGACTCCGGATCGAGGTCGGTGGCCCGACGCCCCAGCAGCAGTTCGACCCGCTGCTGGCCGTACCAGTCCGCGTCGTGCACGAAGGCCTTCTCCCTCGGCTCCGTCCCGAGCAGATGGCCCTTGGACAGCGGCGGTCGTTCGTACGGTCGCTCGATCTCCTCACCGACCAGCACGATCCGGCCGACGAAGCCCTCCGCGCGAAGTGTCTCGGCGGCCTTCGCTCCGGCCAGCGAGGCACCGACGATCACGAAGGTAAGTCCACTCGGTTGCGTCATGCTCGTCAGCTTGCCCTGTCGACCCTCTTGATCACACCTGGTCGATCCCGCCGATCGGTCCACCTGCGGCGCGAAGGTGAGTCGGCCTCGCACCGCCGACCGGGACCGGGACCGCCGGCCATCCGCTCGCCTCGATGCGACACCCCGGCGTCATCAGGGGTTCCACGTCGATGCTTGCCCCGTTAAGAGTGGCCCTCCAAGGTTACCGCCCATGAGGAAGATCAATCGCCGCATCTTCGTCCTGGGTGGACTCGGGGCCGTCGGTGCCGTGGCGGTCCCGATGAAGAGCGCCCTGGCCGCGGCCCCCTACCCATTCAAGCTGGGCGTGGCCTCCGGTGAACCAGCACCGGACAGCGTCGTCCTGTGGACCCGGCTCGCCCCGTCGCCGCTGAACGCCGACGGGCAGGGCGGGATGGCCAACGCCGACGTGACCGTCGAGTGGCAGGTCTCGGCCAACGAACGGTTCAGCACGCTGGTCGCCTCGGGTTCGGTCGCGGCCCGGTTCGCCGACGCGCACTCGGTGCACGTGATCGCCGGTGGGCTCGCTCCGGACGCCGACTACTTCTACCGGTTCCGGGCCCAGGGGCACGTCTCGCCGGTCGGACGTACCCGGACCGCACCGGCGACCGGCAGCTTCGGCCGGGACCTGGTGATGGCCTTCGCCTCCTGCGCGCACTACGAGTCGGGCTACTACACGGCGTACCGCCGGTTGGCCGAGGACAACCCCGGCCTCGTCCTGCACCTCGGCGACTACCTCTACGAGGACGCCACCTCCGCCGGCTCGGTACGCGAACACGCCGGCGCCGAGATCGTCTCGCTGGCCGACTACCGCCGCCGGTACGCCCAGTACAAGTCCGACCCGGACCTCCAGGCGGCACACGCGGCGGCACCCTGGCTGCTGGTCCCGGACGACCACGAGGTGGAGAACAACTACGCCGGCACGGTACGGGAGAACAACACCCCATCGCTGACCGCCGCACAGTGGACCGCCCGGCGTACGGCGGCGTACCGGGCGTACTACGAGAACCTGCCGCTGCGGCCGAGTTCGGCACCGGTCGGCAACAGCATCTCGCTGTACCGCCGGATCCGCTGGGGCCAGCTCGCCACCTTCCACATGCTCGACACCCGGCAGTTCCGCGACGACCAGGCCTGTGGGGACGGGCGGAAGGTCTGCGCCGACGCGGACCTGCCGAGCCGTAGCCTGACCGGTGCCGCCCAGGAGGCGTGGCTGCTCGACGGCCTGGCCCAGCACTACGGCACCTGGGACATCATGGGTCAGCAGGTCTTCTTCGCCCGGCAGCTCGACGCGGCCGGGGCGGCCAGCATGGACTCCTGGGACGGCTACCGCGCCTCCCGGTCCCGGGTGCAGCAGGGGTGGACCCAGCGCGCCGTCCGCAACCCGGTGGTGCTGACCGGCGACGTCCACCAGGCCTGGGCGAACAACCTGAAGGCCGACTACGCCAACCCGGCGTCGGCGACCATCGGCACCGAGCTGGTGTGCACCTCGATCTCCTCCGGCGGCAACGGGTCCGCCGACACGGCGATCCCGAACGGCAGCGTCAACCCGCACATCCGGTTCTTCTCCAACCGGCGTGGCTATGTGCGTACCACGATCGGCCGGACCCAGCTCCGGGCCGACTTCCGGGCGGTGGCCAGTGTCACCGAGCACGGCGCCCCGGTTTCCACGGTCGGTTCGTTCGTCATCGCCGATGGCCAGCCCGGCCTCCAGTCCGTCTGAAACAGGAGTGCCCGGATGACCGCCATCACCTCGCTGCTCGTCACGTCCCTACTCGCGATCTCCCTGCCGGCCGGCCCGGCGACCCCGGTTCCCGCCACCCCGGCGGTTCCGCCGACCACCAGCCCGGTTCCCACCAGCCCGGTCCCGGTCACCCCGATCCCCACCCCCGCCACCCCCACGACTCCGGCCGGCACCGGCCCGGCGACGTCCGCGCCCACCAGCCCGGCGCCCACCAGCCCGGCGACTCCGCCGATGCCGGGTCGTCCGGCGGTTCCGCCGCCCGCCGGCCTGGTCGCGGCGGCCGTACCGGTCACCTGGACCACCGCCAACAGCGTCGCCACCGGGGACCAGGACGTACCGGCGATCGCCGCCAACCGCAACGGCCGGGTCGCCGTCGTCTGGGAGGACGACCGCGACGCGACCGCCCCGGAGGACGACCTCCACTCGGAGGTCTACCTGCGGGTCTTCAACAACGGCACCCCGGTGTACGAGCTGAAGCTCTCCGCCGGTGGCACCGCCGGAACCAACTGGAAGCACGTCACCCCGGACGTCGGGATCGACGACCGGGGCAACGTCGTGGTCGTCTGGTCGGACGACCCGGACGGCAACGGCTTCTACAACGTGCCATACCGGGTGGTGTCGCCGACCGGCAGCGTGCTCGCCTCGGGCCGGGCCAACGCCGCCGCCGACGGCCAACAGCTCTGGCCGAAGGTGTCGGTCGACCCGGACGGTGTGCCGAACAGCACCACCGCGGTCGGGTTCACCGTGGTCTGGGAGGACGTCCAGGGCACCCTGCCGCCCTCGGTCCGGGCCGCCGGCTACACCGGCAACACCACGAAGGCGTACGAGGTGCTGGTCAGCCAGGCGACCGGCTCGCATCACCGCCCGGACGTGGCGGTGTCGGCCTCCGGTGACGCGATCGTCGTCTGGGACGAGGACTCCGACGCCAACGCCAGCTTCAACATCGGCCTCGCCCGGTTCGCCCGGTCCAACGGCGCGGTGAACCTGTCCCGGCGGGTGGCCAACTCGGCGTCCGGCGGCCAGCAGCGGCGCCCGGCGGTGGCGGCCAACTTCACCGGCGACTTCAGCGTCGCCTGGGAGTCCGACCACACCGGAACTCCGGGTGTCTGGACCCGGTCGTTCAGCGGTACCGGCGCCGCCCGGCACGACGACGTCGAGGCGTCCACCGGCACGGGTGCCGTCGCTCCCACGGTCGGCATCGACGACCAGGCCAACGCGGTGGTCGGCTGGACGGTGCAGATGGCCAGCCAGGACGTCGCGGCCCGGGGCTTCAACCGGGACGGTACGGGCACCGGCCGGCTGCCCGGTCAGGTGCTCGGCCAGACGACGACGGGTCGACAGGAGCAGATCGCGCTCACCTCCTCCCCCTGGGGTGAGGTCAGCGTCTGCTACACCGACGACAACGACGGCAACCTGTTCGACCAGATCATCCTGGGGGTGGACGGCTCGAACTCCGACTGGTAACCCGAAATGGCTCCGGCCGCCGGTCGCCGCACCCCCGACGGTGTGCGTCGCCCGGCGGCCGGAGTTTCCGTCGCGGTGTCATCCGCCGCCGTGTTCGCGCTGTCCCGGGGGCACCGCCCCGGGGCCCTCGCCGCACGAGGCCCGGGCCACCAGTGTCGGCGCGAGGATCAGGGTGACCGGCTCGTCGGGGCGTTCGACGACGAGTTCGGCCGCCCGCCGGCCCATCTGGTACGACGGCTGGGCGATCACGCTGATCCCGAGCGCGGGAGCCCAGGCGAAGTCGTCCATCGTCAGGAACGCGACGTCGTCGGGGATCGCGACGCCCCGGCCGGTCAGCGCCGAGTGGACGGCGACGGTGAGCCGGCCGGTGGTGCAGACGACCGCGTCCAGCGGCCGGTCGCGGCTCCGGGCCCACGCGAGCAGCGAGCCCACGGCATCGCCCACCTCCGTCTCGCTCTCCGCGACGGTCACCGCCTCCTCGGGCAGCGGCAGACCGAGTTCGGCGAGCGCCTGCCGCAGTCCCGCCGTGCGTTCGAGCTGGGAGGGCCGGCGCCCGGCGGTGACGACCCCGACCGACGTCCGGCCGTGCCCGGTCAGGTGCGTGGCCATCAGCCGACCGGCCGCGACGTTGTCCAGGCTGACCGAGTGCACCCCGGGCGGCGGGTCCGGCACGGTACGCGCGACGACCACGCACGGCGCGCCGCTCTCGGCCATCCGCCGGGTACGACTGTCGGCCGTCTCGCCGGTCGTCATGATCAGCCCCCGGACCCGCTGCTCGTCCATCGCCCGTACCTGGGCGACCTCCCGGTCGACCTGGCGGAACGTGTTGGTGAACAGCACGAGACTGTCGTTGGCGGCGGCGACCTCGTCGATGCCACGGATCAGATCGAGGTAGAAGGGGCTGGTCAGGTCCCGGATGACGACTCCGATCGTGCTGGAGTGCCCGGCGAAGATGCTCCGGGTGAGCGCATTGGGGGTGTACGCCAGCCGGGCGACCGCCTCCCGTACCCGCCCGGCCGTCGGTTCGGCGACCGCGCCACCGTTGAGTACCCGGGAGACCGTGGCCGTGGAGACGCCGGCGTACGTGGCGACGTCGCCGATGGTCGCTCGCCTCACCATGGTCCGCGCCCGCCGTTCCGGACGACGATCTCGCCACTGAACAGCACGGTCCGTACCCGGTGCAGTTGTGCCGGATCCGTCACCGGGCCGCCGGGCCGAGCCGCTCGAACCGGAACGCGGCCAGGGCGTCGGCGTGGTCGGCGCCGAGCACCTCGGCCGCGACCAGGTCACCGGCGTGCACGCTCAGGGTCGCGCCGCTGTGCGAGACGGCGAAGTGGAAGTTGGGCAGCTCGACCGCCCGGCCCAGGACCGGGAGGCCGTCGCCGGGGATGGGCCGCTCCCCCACCCGGACGCTCTCCACGGTGGCGGCCCGGATCCCCGGGTAGAGCGCCCGGCCCGCCTCGACCACCTGCTCGACCGCCGACGGCTCGACCTCGACCGTCCCGCCGGCGGACCGGTACGTCGCACCGTCGATCTCCTCGCTGTGCAGCAGCAGCCGTCCGGCGCCGTCGGGACGCAGGTGGACCAGTGGGGCGTGGACGACCCGGGACACCGAAACCGCGACCGGCGAGGTGTAGACGAGCACGCCCCGGGTGTTGCGCATCGGCAGGGCCAGTCCGGCGAGGGCGGCGATCCGGTCGGCCCGTGGCCCCGCACAGTTGACGACGGCATCCGTGCCGAGCCGCCGCCCGGAGGCGAGCCGGACCGCGCGTACCGTCCCGGCGGTCACCTCCAGGCCGGTCACGGCGTCGTTCCGGACGAGTTCGGCGCCCCGGGCGACCGCGTTCGAGAGCAGGTGGGCGATCAGGCGGGTCGGCTCGATCCAGCCCTCGCGCGGAAAGTAGGCGATCTCGTACGCCGGAAGCGCGGCCGGGTCGATGTCGGGTTCGAGGCGTACGGCCTCGGCGCGGTCGAGCCAACGTGCCTCGTACCCGTAGTCGAGGACGCCGTCGACCTTCTCGCGCAGCTTCGCCCGCCCGGCGTCGTCGGCGGCCCACTCCAGGTTGCCGCCCTCGTGGTACCAGTCGCCGTGCGGCACCTCGGCCGCCAGTTTCCGGTGTGCCGCCATGCTCGCCACGCTGAGGTCGTGGTAGGTCCGGGGCTGCTTGCCGCAGGAGTTGGTCCAGGAGAATGTCGCGCCGGAGGTGCCGCTTCCCGGCGCACCGGCGTCCACGACGGTGACCCTGGCCCCCCGCCGGGTCAGCGAGGCGGTCACCGCCGCCCCGTAGACCCCGGCACCGATCACCACCACGTGCTCGACCATGCCGAGCCACCTCCCGTCCGCTCGCTGAGGTCGGTATCCCGCAGATGTTCGTCCCCGTCGATGTAACTAGTTACACGCTAGGGACCCGGTCCGGCACGGTCAACCGTTCCGAGTTCCCGGCGGGCGTCAGCCGGCGGCGGTGAGGCGCCGGTGCCAGGCCGTCGCCGCCGGGTCGGTCAGCGAGGCCACCTGGTCGATCACCACCCGCAGCCGGGCGGCGTCGTCGGGCGCGGCCTTCCACAGCGGCGCGAAGACCGGGTCCAGTGGTTCCGGCGCCCGTGCCACCAGCACCTCCACCAGTTCGGTCAGGATCTCCCGCTGGCGCTCGTACCAGCCCTGGGCGCCGGGGCGACGCATCACGTACCGCAGCGCCATCCCCTTGAGCAGGGCGCACTCCGCCCGGATCCGCCGGGGTACGACGAGGTCTGCGGCGTACCGGCGCAGCGGGCCGCCGCCGAACCGGTCCTGGGTCGCCCCTACCGCCGCCGCGACGAAGCGCCCGGTCAACACGCTGGTGGTGGCCTTGAGCGCGGCCAGCGCCCGGTGGCTGCCGTCGTAGTCGACCAGTGGCGCCAGCACCGGATCGGCCAGCAGTTCCACCAGCACCTCGGCCAGCGCGCCGGCCGACTCCGTCGAGTACCGCCCGGCGACGTCGGCGCAGAGCGCGGCCCGCTCGTCGGGGTCGGTACGCAACGGCGGCAGCCGTAACCGCAGATAGCCGCCGTGGATGCCGTCCTCGACGTCGTGCACCGAGTACGCGACGTCGTCCGCCCAGTCCATCACCTGGGCCTCCAGGCAGCGCGTGTCGTCGCCCGGGCCACCCCGGCGCAGCCAGGCGAAGGTGTCGGCGTCGTCGGCGTACACCCCGAACTTGGGCTGTCCGGGCCGACGCGGCCATGGGTACTTGCAGGTCGCGTCGAGCGATGCCCGGGTCAGGTTGAGACCGGCCGACCCGCCGTCCGGGCGGAGTACCTTGGCCTCCAGCCGGGTCAGTACGCGCAGCGTCTGGGCGTTCCCCTCGAAGCCGCCGCAGCCCTGCGCGAGAACGTCCAGGGCGTCCTCGCCGTTGTGCCCGAACGGCGGATGACCGAGGTCGTGCGCGAGCCCGGCGACGTCCACGATGTCGGGGTCGCAGCCGAGCCGGCCACCCATCTCCCGGGCGATCTGGGCGACCTCCAGGGAGTGGGTCAGCCGGGTCCGGAGGAAGTCGTCGGTGCCCGCGGTGTGCACCTGGGTCTTCGCGGCCAACCGCCGGAAGCCCGCCGAGTGCAGCACCCGGGCCCGGTCCCGCTGGTAGGGGCTCCGCCCGTAGCCGCTGTCCTTCGCCGGCTCGGCCACCATCCGCTCCGCGTCGGGCTCGCCGACCACGTCGCCGGTGCCCACCCCTGGCATCAACTCCGCTGGGCGAGAACGCAGAATTCGTTGCCCTCCGGGTCGGCCAGGACCGTCCAGGTGTCGTCCGGGGACTGCCCGACGTCGACGTGCCGGGCGCCCATGTTGACCAGTCGCTCGATCTCGGCCTCCTGGTCGGCGGGGCGGAGATCGATGTGCAGGCGGTTCTTTGTCTCCTTGCCGCCCGGTACCGGTACGAAGACCAGGCCCGGCAGCACGTCCGGGGACCGGCGGATCTCCACCTCGTCCGGCAACTCGTTGACGATCTGGTAGCCGAGCGCCTCCGCCCACCACCGCGCCAACCGTGCCGGATCGGTGGCGTCGACCACCAGGTTCTCCCACACGCTGCCCATGGGCCACACCTCCGTTACGAGGGAAACGAAGTTCGCGTGTCGACCAGGTTACGCCCGGGTTCCCGAGGCGGCGCGTCAACAAACGCCCGACACTTTACGCGATTGATC
The nucleotide sequence above comes from Plantactinospora soyae. Encoded proteins:
- a CDS encoding cation:proton antiporter domain-containing protein, which gives rise to MHADLIGFGAIVLIAGLVARAGRRMGLPSIPFYMLTGIVLGPATPGPVLIEHPEDLALLASIGLVLLLFNLGVEFPVQQVFGSGKRLFIAAGCSIGLNVGAGLAFGFSLGWGTSEAFVIAGALGISSSAIATKLLIELRRLANAETPIILGIIVIEDLFLAFYLALLSPILAGASSPAEIAMHIGMSFGYLLLLVLVARWGARAVGWLIGSHEDELLAILMVGLVVLVAGLSAEVGVSDAIGALMIGLVVARTAVRERVERLVLPLRDVFAAIFFVAFGLSIDVGAFGSVAVPVAIAVLITIVVNIASGLVTGSLFGFNQRGASNVGLTVLGRGEFSLILASLALAAGLNPRIGPFVALYVLILAVLSPMFAAQSRYLARVIPDQLLRSRWRYVREETMSTACSHGDRIHITETDTENCAQCVEAGEGWEHLRLCLTCGAVGCCDDSANKHATAHFEETGHPLIRSIEPREDWRYCYVDGTLVREPIGPRPSAES
- a CDS encoding MFS transporter, translated to MVSAGPASAEPPPSAWAPLRVATYRNLWVAMLVANIGTWMQTVGAQWLLIDERNASTLVSLVQTASMLPILLLALPSGALADTLDRRRLLIAVQFFIVGVGVALTLLTATGRMPPALLLTLTFAFGVGQALTLPAWAAVIPDLVPRNLLQSASGLGSISVNVARSVGPALAGLLIAWTGVPLVFALNTLAFLFFAFVLIRWRPGNARSVEVPERFTAALRAGGRYVRHSPIVQRLLLRALLFLVPGSALWALLPLVASRQLGLSSGGYGVLLAALGVGAVAGGLVLPWVRSRLSPNQFLLIAGMAYGLAMLVVALVKIEAVVLIALVPAGLAWVTVLSNVNAEIQLFLPGWVRARGLAVYQVCFAGGQALGALAWGIVADASSLVVAHLAAAVLMIGGALTVRMWPLPDLRAVERDPATHWPDLDLVHEPDPSVGPVMVIMTYTVREEHRERFVTAMEEVRAARQRTGAMRWGLFREGESADLFVEVYELPSWDEHLRQHGGRLTKADQAAELRALAHADGVPQVSHLLPAEANP
- a CDS encoding SDR family NAD(P)-dependent oxidoreductase encodes the protein MNPRTFVVDGGTSGLGMEVARILAPEHRVVVLGNLPDEVSRARDELGCDGIVCDVSRSEQVRDTLAEVVVRYGPIDGLAHCAAMWAGGRLEELSPEMIRQAVEVNVLGTAFLFHEALIRMREQGYGNIVYVSALATDVPRPGIPLYRATKSFGTSLVESLAEAQGTNSIKVMEIHPGPMHTKLQERVGADFLDTIFALPEQVATEVVRLLLLGADDLYVSGQKVLRADGRW
- a CDS encoding NAD(P)/FAD-dependent oxidoreductase is translated as MTQPSGLTFVIVGASLAGAKAAETLRAEGFVGRIVLVGEEIERPYERPPLSKGHLLGTEPREKAFVHDADWYGQQRVELLLGRRATDLDPESRTLTLDGSEPLRYDKLLLATGSRVRTLDVPGADLPEVRYLRGIEHSDELGAALRSGGPVVVVGAGWIGLEVAAAARTHGCPVTVVEKDELPLRQVLGAEVAAIYRDLHLAHGVDFRFGAGVREFGARGGRLTGVVLDDGTELPADLVLVGVGIRPATELAEAAKLEVDDGIVVDAALRTADPDIYACGDVAAAYHPLLAARLRVEHWSNARNGGPAAARSMLGQPVEYDRIPYFFTDQYTDTPSLGMEYRGHVGPDGYDRVVFRGDPSIRPTADPEFVAFWLRAGRVLAAMNVNRWDDGEPLEALVRAGHQGRSVDPDRLADPEVPLTDLLR
- a CDS encoding alkaline phosphatase D family protein — protein: MRKINRRIFVLGGLGAVGAVAVPMKSALAAAPYPFKLGVASGEPAPDSVVLWTRLAPSPLNADGQGGMANADVTVEWQVSANERFSTLVASGSVAARFADAHSVHVIAGGLAPDADYFYRFRAQGHVSPVGRTRTAPATGSFGRDLVMAFASCAHYESGYYTAYRRLAEDNPGLVLHLGDYLYEDATSAGSVREHAGAEIVSLADYRRRYAQYKSDPDLQAAHAAAPWLLVPDDHEVENNYAGTVRENNTPSLTAAQWTARRTAAYRAYYENLPLRPSSAPVGNSISLYRRIRWGQLATFHMLDTRQFRDDQACGDGRKVCADADLPSRSLTGAAQEAWLLDGLAQHYGTWDIMGQQVFFARQLDAAGAASMDSWDGYRASRSRVQQGWTQRAVRNPVVLTGDVHQAWANNLKADYANPASATIGTELVCTSISSGGNGSADTAIPNGSVNPHIRFFSNRRGYVRTTIGRTQLRADFRAVASVTEHGAPVSTVGSFVIADGQPGLQSV
- a CDS encoding LacI family DNA-binding transcriptional regulator, whose protein sequence is MVRRATIGDVATYAGVSTATVSRVLNGGAVAEPTAGRVREAVARLAYTPNALTRSIFAGHSSTIGVVIRDLTSPFYLDLIRGIDEVAAANDSLVLFTNTFRQVDREVAQVRAMDEQRVRGLIMTTGETADSRTRRMAESGAPCVVVARTVPDPPPGVHSVSLDNVAAGRLMATHLTGHGRTSVGVVTAGRRPSQLERTAGLRQALAELGLPLPEEAVTVAESETEVGDAVGSLLAWARSRDRPLDAVVCTTGRLTVAVHSALTGRGVAIPDDVAFLTMDDFAWAPALGISVIAQPSYQMGRRAAELVVERPDEPVTLILAPTLVARASCGEGPGAVPPGQREHGGG